Genomic DNA from Nostoc sp. ATCC 53789:
AGGAATGATTGTGCAAGAAATCTCACAAGTCACGGGTTTAAGTCTTGAACAAGTTCAGCAGTTACAAGCTCTTCTTTCTCAAGAAAATTAATGTCAGTTGTACAGATGGGTGAACAAGAAAATGAGTGCGATTATCCTGACAACGAATCGCACCCAAAATCTTATTCAAACCACAACAGAATTAACAGACTCTTTATACGAAAAACCCCAGTAAGGGCAAAAGCGAATTTTAACAGACTTAATCGGTTCATTACAGCACAAAGTTACTCTTCCTCATCCTCATAATCTGCATAATCTGCATAGTCTTGACCGTGTTTTTCGTACCACAAACGTTCTTCCTTTTGAGCCGCCTCTCGCTGTATCCTTTTCCGTTCTGCCATCTCTGCTTCTAAACGTTCTTGCTCTAATTTCTCCTTCTCAATTCTTTCTTTCAAAAGCCTTTCTCGCTCTTGGGTTTCTTGTTCTACCCTCTCCCTCTCAAGTTTGATTAATCGCTGCTCAACTCGTCCACAGTAAAAATCTAATGCTTTACCCGTCGCCGCTCCGGTAACTGTACCACCCATTAGAAAGATGAGTCCGGTATTAAGCCTTCAATCGGGCTACCACTCCATTGCAAACTTTTTTGATTGAACCACACCAGCACAGAGAAGACAGAAATTCCAACTACCGTATTGATCAGCGCAAAAATTCTCGGTGTCATCTCAGTCTGTCGCAGGATCAGCCACTGTCCCAGCCAAAGTATTGCACCAACAATCACCGCAGTGATCGCACTCATCGCAGCATTATCTGGATATTTGAACGGATCTAGTGCCATGTTAATAATCAATGGCACAAATATCAGCGCACAGAGCAAAAAGCCAATGAATAAGCCAGCAACACTTATCAGGCTCCAGTAGCGACCGAGATAACCAAGGCGGAATTCCAGTATCCACTCTTGTACGGGAAGCATTGTAATGTAAAACGCGATTCCTGCACTGACGTAATCGAGCATTGGCAGTTGTTTTACCTTTGTATCTAGCATATTTGGCATAACTGTGCCAAAACAGGTAAGAAAGATGCTAACCTAAGACGGATTGAAGCAATAATTGATTACTGAAAGGTTTCTCGCTTCCTGCGATCGCAATTTTTAAGCTACGGCAGCATTTGGAAGTTGCAAGGTAATAGAAGTTGAAAGCCTTCTCCATTGTGGTTTTAAGCAAGTTGAAATTTTCTTGCTTACTTTTGTTTCTTACTCAGACTTTATAACCTAAACAATATCTTTTCTGTTGGCAATCCACTTCATGGGCTTGTTAACTATCAATCCACAGTTGAGCAAAACGTTCAGCCGTCCATCCAATAATATCTGATACCTGCCCATCACCAATTTCTACGATTCGCTTAGTACCATCTCTACGCTCTATCACATCAACAGAGAAAAACTGGCTCTCAATTCGCTTGGCACACTCAAAGACAATCTCTGGAATTTCTTCATTTATCATCTGCCTCTCCATCCAATTTCAGGCGGAACAAGCCCTGTGAGCGTTCGCTGTTTTTGGGCTACTCCGTACAACGATTGTCAATCCGTGCAGTATCCCAAACGAGTGTGCCTGACTTTTCATCATCTAAACCCCGCTTGATAAACACAACATTTTCCTGCTGGTCTGTATAAGCTACCCCTGTTGTTCTTCATAGCTTGATTCTCTTTTTCATTGCTGAAAAGGGCTATTTTAGGATAAATCTATCTTTGTATGTCTATTTGTTGTGTTTGAGATTTAGCTAGTATTTTATCAATTTGAGTATTAGCATCCTCAAAAGTTTGCAATATCTGTGGAGTTACTTTATTAGTCTGCACCTTGCCAGATTGTAAGTTTAAAATTACCTCCCCATTTTTCTGCGAAATAGTTAAATCTCTCTGCTGGGTATTGAAAGCCAAGTCATAAATTTTTCCTTGAACTTGAGTGGCATTTTCATTAGACTTACCCCAGATCATGCCAATCCTTTGAGCAATTTGAGTCAGCCGACTGATTCTTTCAAGCTCAAATGTATCTTGATTCATTACTGTCAACGCTTCGGCTGATAATTGCTCACCAGCTTTAAATTGATTGGCAACTTCCACAATGCGTTTTTTGTAATTCTCCGACTTCCCTAACTTATCTGCGGTATTGTACCAATTTCTCAAGTCATCAATGGTAACTGATTGAGGTTGGACTTCTTGGTTGGGTGCGGCTCTGTTTTGTAGTTCAGGAAACGGGACTATAAAACCCTCCACATAATCCCCCAATGGCTCTAGATGTAGTCCCCAGACCTGCCCTTTGCCTGTGAACAATTCTGGTAATGCTTTGGGTGAGTGCTTTTCCATGTCAGCCCATTGCTGTTGATAAACAGGGTCAGCAATCATATCAGGTGTGATTCGATACTGCTTACCCACTCGAAAGGCGACTTGCTTATCAATGCCTGTCGCCAGAGCAATATCGCCTTCCTTAAGCCCATACTGTTTGTAAGGCTCTTTAGCTCTAGTAGTGTGAGTTCTGCCATATCCGCGCATGGCATCAATGCAAGTATTTACAGGTAGTGGGTTCGGCTCACCATGCATCATTAAAGGGTAGTTCATCGGAATCGGTTTGCCTTTGATGACAGGAGAGGCGACGGCGAGATTTTGAACCTCTTGATTTGGGTGGAATTGAGCGCTTTGTTGAGGTGGGGACAATGCTGATTGAGATGGAGGTTTCAAAAACTGTGGTCGTGTGGCGAGGGAATTAACTCTTTGTTGATAGTCACTATCCGTTTCAATAATTGCCCCAAATTTCTTGGTCATGTTCTCCAAAGTTTTGGCAGGGATGGAGCTATCAACCAAGTTAAATACCGCTAGACCTTTTTTAGTTTCCCTGATCACATCTTCTATTGGTACTTGCTGACATTCAACTTTTTGAGCAGTTAACCATTTAGTCACAGTCTCAGCTTTCTGGTTGTCAACAGCCAGACCCATGACTCCAAGTTTTTTGTTTGATTGGGTAGAAAATAAGAAAGTAGGACGCTCTTTAATCTGATGTAGAATTTTTGCACTACTATCAATCATATATAGTTGTTGAGGGTTAACTGATTGAGTCCCAAAAGCCTGAAATTCCTTCGTCCACTTCTGAGGATATTCAACGGTATTAGGGTCAATTTGAGCGCAAACAACAGAAAAATTACTTTCAATGATTGCAGGCGCGAGTGTAAGCTGTCCGGTTTTGAGCAATCCAAGTTGTCTGAGCGCGTCTTTGTCTTTTTTGAAGTGCAATACCCCCAAGGGTTCACCATTCAAAAACACAGCATCTCTAGTTTTAGAAGCTGAGGTTTCGATACTCAGTTTTCGGTAATCTTGATCATTGAATGTCTGACCAGAAAAATCATAAAAGTTAATTTTATTAATTTTGAGGAGATTCCCATTGGGAGATTCACCCAGGACAAAAGCTTGATCTCCAGTTTCGGAGATTGACGTGAGCTTTAATTTTAGGGGATTACCATTTTTCAGGTAATCAATTTGTTTTAACTGTTGAAGGGAATCGTTGTCTAACTCGCCCAGAGTCAAAGCATCTAATTTAATTTTTACTGTTTTGTCAGTCATCGGCACAGTGCCAAATTCCAAGTTGACCGGTTCGGCGTTAAAAACAAGCCCTGCATAAGAGAAGTTCTTGAGTTCACGGATAGTAATTTCAACCGGCTCAAATCCTAGCAGTCCAATAGTTGCTGATGCTGTGGCAGGTTCTACCCCAACCATACAAGAGAGCGCTTTCGTTCCAATGGGAAGCTGTGCGGTTCTGGTTTCGAGCATGGCGAATTCCTTATATTCGCCGTCACTATCCTGGACAAACATTAGCCTGGAAACATGGCGCTCATGTCCGACTGGGTGGTGACTAGCTCTAATTTCTATCGGGTGTTTTTCGGTGGGATTCCAGTCTCGACCCAAAAATTGATTCGCTTCATTATTCAGTGTGACTAACTTCGGTTCAGTAAATTGCAATTTATCTAAGCGAGAGATAATCTCATTGGGGAAAGCAGCGAAGGCGAAATTAGAAACTTTTTTAGCGATCGCTTGGGGGTTTGCGTTTTCTTTTCTTGCAACTTCAAGTTCATCCTGGCGAGATGCACAGATGTTCCAAGCGGCGGCGGATAGAGCAAGTTTTTCTGACTCTGGGATCTTCGCATAAAATGCGAGAGCCGCCTCTTGTGCCTTGTCGAAAAGTAATTTAG
This window encodes:
- a CDS encoding ATP-grasp domain-containing protein, with product MINEEIPEIVFECAKRIESQFFSVDVIERRDGTKRIVEIGDGQVSDIIGWTAERFAQLWIDS